One segment of Caldanaerobius polysaccharolyticus DSM 13641 DNA contains the following:
- a CDS encoding TIGR02680 family protein, with product MSDRWIVNRIGLINFWYYDDEVFEFAGGRLLLRGSNGSGKSVTMQSFIPLILDANKSPERLDPFGSRARKLEDYLLGEEDINGIDERTGYLYMELKREYSDNYITFGIGLKAHRHQSMDFWGFIVLDGRRIGKDLFLYKLEVGEEGNRVKVPLTKKELKNAIGDGGKVLESQREYMETINKYVFGFETIDDYDELIKLLIQIRSPKLSKDFRPTVIYDILKASLPSLSDDDLRPLSETIENMDQIKMRLDELHKDMAAMKKLKDEYDNYNKFILYDKAKELLKAHNELLLAQKDYDKLSKDIDEYKARIDDIGEKILSMEREMSALKEKERQLRNNDVFKTQQELIEEQNRYDQYNREKSSKEENLKQKQSKYMDVKKKIDRTRDEMYCADKEVQDILDLMSFMAEEIDFLEHRISQDELKKNYGREFDFNFWRSQFKKHKEKIKKALDALKEEQDASKKYDESLREEERLRKQKDEREREVERCERLFDEEKSKFVEKVYGWSQENSELKLSRDQLEDIGRQVLAYGEKAGFDGVMVCVRRAYDECRSALHREKLVLENFRNLKQEELNTLEQELKSWKDKQDPEPERDPQVQNNRKRLTDAKIPFVPLYRCIEFKEDVDEETRGNIEAAMEDMGLLDALIIPSRYMADAMKMDKEMADRYIVPGAFSMQLNVFQYFDVVDPGEGVSTEDISDALSNILVYQSENSTYINQDGSYGIGIIRGKSRGNVRSKYIGYGARKRFREEMINSLKQKIEIVNAEIKSYNESIKSIDYRIERLDQEYSRFPAKDDLDVAYDYLKTALAELKFIEQKLNQQSIEVKKLFEDLQQKRTVVRETTSGIEIHRDVESFELAYNRSEEYDAELVKLEINYNRYLSYAASLEVLEQQKGELEYDIDNLKYEIDVLSTRSRSSEKKMQALMEAIDKLGLKEIEQELNSCLRRLEEIPEEIKSLSINIAKLEERSESNRRELQRLSEDITVKQMVYQIVEKGFKDELNLGFVYQEDSDDVLKLGKKIVLEYKALFDKPGIDKEKMTSRLQNAFYESLNELVDYGLSMGYIFDEEKHDGSGSEIYDVIKQKLRRYQITASLSGKTVSLYVLYQSIQDDINVNENLLKETDRHLFEEIIMHNVGRKIRGKIFKAEEWVKKMNKLMSERDTSSGLRFYLEWRPIAADNEQEMDTRELVDVLKSDVDMLKPDVFNKVVNHFRSKVEAARRIQEGGSAETFHKIIKEVLDYRDWFEFVLYYRKEGESRKVLTNNAFDRLSGGEKAMAMYIPLFSAVYSRYESASKNALKIISLDEAFAGVDDNNIRDMFKLIEDLGFNFIINSQVLWGDYDTVPELSICELVRPKNANYVTVIRYRWDGNVRHLITDAEGEAAIGWVGA from the coding sequence ATGAGTGATAGGTGGATTGTAAATAGGATAGGCCTTATAAATTTCTGGTATTACGATGATGAAGTATTCGAGTTCGCGGGGGGTAGGTTGCTTTTAAGAGGTTCCAATGGTTCAGGTAAGTCTGTTACCATGCAGAGCTTTATACCCCTTATTCTGGATGCTAACAAAAGCCCTGAGAGACTGGATCCTTTTGGCTCTAGGGCAAGGAAACTGGAGGATTATCTTTTAGGCGAGGAAGATATAAACGGCATTGACGAAAGAACAGGTTATCTTTATATGGAGCTTAAAAGGGAGTACTCAGATAATTACATAACTTTTGGCATTGGACTTAAAGCTCACAGACATCAGAGCATGGATTTTTGGGGATTTATAGTATTGGATGGTAGAAGGATAGGTAAAGATCTTTTTCTGTACAAGTTGGAGGTCGGAGAAGAGGGAAATAGAGTAAAGGTGCCTTTGACTAAAAAAGAGTTAAAAAATGCCATAGGTGATGGGGGTAAGGTGCTTGAAAGCCAGAGGGAGTACATGGAGACAATAAATAAGTACGTCTTTGGCTTTGAAACCATCGATGATTATGATGAACTTATAAAGCTCTTGATACAGATAAGGAGTCCTAAACTCTCCAAAGATTTTAGGCCTACGGTGATATACGATATCTTGAAAGCATCTCTACCTTCTCTATCCGATGACGATTTGAGGCCGCTATCGGAGACCATAGAAAATATGGACCAGATAAAAATGCGCTTGGACGAGCTCCATAAGGATATGGCTGCGATGAAAAAACTAAAGGACGAATACGATAACTACAATAAATTCATCTTGTACGACAAAGCTAAAGAATTGTTAAAAGCCCATAATGAGCTTTTATTGGCTCAAAAGGATTATGATAAGCTGTCAAAAGATATCGACGAATATAAAGCTAGAATAGATGATATCGGTGAAAAAATATTGTCGATGGAAAGAGAGATGAGTGCCCTCAAGGAGAAGGAAAGGCAGCTTAGGAATAATGACGTTTTTAAAACCCAGCAAGAATTGATAGAAGAGCAAAATCGTTATGACCAGTATAATAGAGAAAAGTCATCAAAAGAAGAAAATCTCAAGCAAAAACAGTCAAAGTACATGGATGTAAAAAAGAAGATAGACAGAACCCGGGATGAAATGTATTGTGCCGATAAAGAAGTCCAGGATATTCTCGACCTTATGTCTTTTATGGCTGAAGAAATTGACTTTCTAGAACACCGGATCTCTCAGGATGAACTGAAAAAAAACTACGGAAGGGAATTTGATTTTAATTTCTGGAGGTCGCAGTTTAAAAAACATAAAGAAAAGATCAAAAAGGCCCTTGATGCATTAAAGGAAGAACAGGATGCCAGTAAAAAATACGACGAGAGTCTAAGGGAAGAGGAAAGACTTAGAAAGCAGAAAGATGAGAGAGAGCGGGAAGTAGAAAGGTGCGAGAGACTTTTTGATGAAGAAAAAAGTAAGTTTGTAGAAAAAGTGTACGGCTGGTCACAAGAAAATTCGGAGCTTAAACTTTCCCGTGATCAACTAGAAGACATAGGCCGACAGGTGTTGGCGTACGGCGAAAAGGCGGGATTTGATGGCGTTATGGTTTGTGTGCGCAGGGCATACGATGAATGCAGAAGCGCTTTGCATAGAGAAAAACTGGTTCTGGAAAATTTCCGCAATTTAAAGCAAGAAGAATTAAATACCCTGGAACAGGAGCTAAAAAGCTGGAAAGACAAACAGGATCCAGAGCCCGAAAGAGATCCTCAGGTTCAGAACAACCGAAAAAGGCTGACGGATGCCAAAATTCCTTTTGTGCCTTTATACAGATGTATTGAATTTAAAGAGGACGTAGACGAAGAAACCAGGGGGAATATTGAAGCGGCTATGGAAGACATGGGCCTGCTGGATGCGCTAATCATTCCATCTCGATATATGGCCGATGCTATGAAGATGGATAAAGAAATGGCTGACAGGTACATTGTCCCAGGAGCTTTTAGTATGCAGCTTAATGTATTTCAATACTTTGATGTAGTAGATCCTGGTGAAGGCGTTTCAACAGAGGACATATCTGATGCTTTGAGCAATATACTTGTATACCAGTCGGAAAATTCTACTTATATTAATCAGGACGGAAGTTACGGCATAGGGATTATAAGAGGCAAATCCAGAGGTAACGTCAGGTCAAAGTATATTGGATATGGGGCAAGAAAGCGCTTCAGGGAAGAGATGATAAATAGCCTCAAACAAAAGATTGAGATAGTAAACGCTGAGATTAAATCCTACAATGAGTCTATCAAATCTATAGATTACAGAATAGAGCGTTTAGACCAGGAGTATTCGCGTTTTCCAGCAAAAGATGATCTGGACGTAGCATATGACTACCTTAAAACTGCCCTGGCCGAATTAAAATTTATAGAACAGAAGCTAAACCAGCAATCGATAGAGGTGAAGAAACTATTTGAGGATTTACAGCAAAAAAGAACAGTGGTCAGGGAAACTACCAGTGGCATAGAAATACATCGCGATGTAGAAAGCTTTGAGCTTGCTTACAACAGGTCTGAAGAATATGATGCAGAGTTGGTAAAATTAGAAATAAATTACAATAGATATTTATCTTATGCCGCAAGCCTGGAAGTTCTGGAACAGCAAAAAGGCGAGCTAGAATACGATATTGACAACCTGAAATACGAGATCGATGTTCTGTCAACGCGGTCTCGAAGCTCCGAAAAGAAAATGCAAGCGTTAATGGAAGCTATTGACAAGCTAGGGTTAAAGGAAATTGAGCAGGAATTGAATTCGTGCCTCAGAAGATTAGAAGAGATACCTGAGGAGATAAAAAGTCTTTCGATAAATATAGCAAAACTGGAGGAGAGATCGGAATCCAATCGGAGAGAGCTCCAGCGGTTAAGCGAGGATATTACGGTAAAGCAAATGGTATACCAAATTGTAGAAAAGGGATTTAAAGATGAGTTAAACCTGGGATTTGTTTATCAGGAGGACAGTGATGATGTGTTAAAATTAGGTAAAAAGATTGTATTAGAGTATAAGGCTCTTTTTGATAAGCCGGGTATTGATAAGGAGAAGATGACGTCGAGGTTGCAAAACGCCTTTTACGAAAGCCTCAATGAGCTGGTGGATTACGGTTTGTCCATGGGTTATATCTTTGATGAAGAGAAACATGATGGCAGTGGATCAGAGATATATGATGTGATAAAGCAAAAGCTCAGGAGATATCAAATAACGGCCAGTTTAAGCGGTAAAACAGTATCTCTGTATGTATTGTATCAGAGCATACAGGACGATATAAATGTTAACGAAAACCTGTTAAAAGAAACCGACAGACACCTTTTTGAGGAGATTATCATGCATAATGTAGGAAGGAAAATCAGAGGTAAGATCTTTAAAGCAGAGGAATGGGTTAAAAAGATGAATAAGCTTATGTCAGAGCGGGATACCTCCAGTGGACTCAGGTTTTACCTTGAATGGAGACCGATAGCTGCTGATAACGAACAGGAAATGGACACAAGGGAATTGGTGGATGTTTTGAAGTCTGATGTGGACATGCTCAAACCTGATGTTTTTAATAAGGTAGTAAATCACTTCAGATCCAAGGTAGAGGCTGCCAGGCGAATACAGGAAGGAGGTAGTGCCGAAACCTTCCATAAAATAATAAAAGAGGTGCTGGATTATAGGGATTGGTTTGAATTTGTGTTGTATTACAGAAAAGAAGGAGAAAGCCGAAAAGTCTTGACAAACAACGCCTTTGATAGGCTGAGCGGTGGAGAGAAAGCTATGGCCATGTACATTCCACTATTTTCCGCTGTATATTCTCGGTATGAATCGGCGTCAAAAAATGCTCTTAAGATTATATCCCTTGATGAAGCTTTTGCTGGTGTCGACGATAACAATATAAGGGATATGTTTAAATTAATAGAGGATCTGGGATTTAACTTCATTATAAATTCTCAAGTACTATGGGGTGATTACGACACCGTTCCAGAGCTGTCTATATGCGAGCTGGTAAGACCGAAAAATGCGAATTATGTCACAGTCATAAGGTACAGGTGGGATGGCAATGTGAGACATCTTATCACTGACGCTGAAGGAGAAGCGGCGATAGGGTGGGTTGGTGCCTGA
- the ku gene encoding non-homologous end joining protein Ku, with protein sequence MRSLWKGAISFGLVSIPIKLYAATEDHTTHFRQLHKDCNSPIKYEKVCPVCNRPVNDDEIVRGYEYEPGKFVILSDEDLERIPSETVKTIDILDFTDIKQIDPIYFDKTYYIAPEDIGTKPYVLLRDSMKKTNTVAIAKVTIRSRQNLACIRVYDDNYMVMETMYFPDEIRKTEQLPPLRQVSLHENEIKMSEQLVNTLTAKFNPEKYENTYRKALFDLIESKIQGHEVEVPEKAPAPDNVLDLVTALKASIEAAKKADNPAEKTRGRKKKGA encoded by the coding sequence ATGCGTTCCCTGTGGAAAGGCGCTATAAGCTTTGGCCTCGTAAGCATTCCGATTAAATTGTACGCTGCAACCGAAGACCATACCACCCATTTCAGGCAGCTGCACAAGGATTGTAATTCACCTATTAAGTACGAAAAAGTATGTCCGGTTTGCAATAGGCCTGTTAATGATGACGAGATTGTACGCGGCTATGAGTACGAACCAGGAAAATTTGTTATATTAAGTGACGAAGATCTGGAGCGGATTCCTTCAGAAACAGTTAAAACCATTGATATACTGGACTTTACCGATATAAAACAGATTGATCCTATTTATTTTGATAAGACGTATTATATCGCGCCGGAAGACATTGGTACAAAGCCTTATGTGCTGTTAAGAGATTCTATGAAGAAAACCAATACGGTAGCGATTGCTAAAGTTACTATAAGGTCCAGACAAAATTTAGCGTGTATAAGGGTATATGATGACAACTACATGGTAATGGAAACGATGTATTTCCCCGATGAAATACGCAAAACTGAGCAGCTTCCTCCACTACGGCAAGTGTCTCTCCATGAAAACGAAATAAAGATGTCAGAACAATTGGTAAATACACTGACAGCAAAATTCAATCCTGAAAAGTACGAAAATACCTACAGAAAGGCCCTATTTGACCTTATAGAATCAAAAATACAGGGGCATGAAGTAGAAGTACCTGAGAAAGCCCCTGCTCCAGATAACGTACTGGATTTAGTCACGGCTCTTAAAGCTAGCATTGAAGCAGCAAAAAAGGCGGACAATCCAGCGGAAAAAACAAGAGGGAGAAAGAAAAAAGGAGCATAG
- a CDS encoding TIGR02677 family protein has protein sequence MGKLDIGILKPLDEARYLTAENASRYRLIMRYFYEQYQKFKYWMYKEDIYQYVVQFEMFKDYTMERCEQDLKTLTEWKNLIATQDTSKAATLEEFKNKKFRYQLSPYSIEIERMTIRLEDITGYGGSLEPSLFERIYKNLLKVVDMSKEDDLQAVNRWWEDLNGDFENIYHNATDYIASLQSSRADELMRTEAFIVYKDKLIEYLRDFIKDLQRFSLAIESFLRKVDINAVNAALDKVCKYQKSIPRLEQELSESSIIQNVTDRWNNISLWFTGRNGEDSEAYRLLNISSEIIRRITMYASRIAENRMRMISRKNEYLKLSRIFANMEDVKEAHKLSAGVFGVFNTRHIWGDLERKTDSVNSSVWQEPPFTVIVKPKTRNYHYFSKTNGIIDRSQSKAQAQLEYLKSKKYEMEIISNYISGNRICFKKLPVIQPFVRTTLLQWISRAMGSTRLTGKTEDGRIYKVIFPENGERTILRCTDGNLDMPAIEIEFEDKGDDVGRTGNPAGKLLGYQK, from the coding sequence ATGGGTAAATTGGATATAGGGATTTTAAAACCTTTGGATGAGGCCCGATACCTTACTGCAGAAAACGCCTCAAGGTATCGGCTTATCATGAGGTATTTTTACGAACAGTATCAAAAGTTTAAATACTGGATGTACAAAGAGGATATTTATCAGTATGTCGTGCAATTTGAAATGTTTAAAGACTATACTATGGAGCGATGCGAACAGGATTTAAAAACCCTTACTGAGTGGAAAAACCTTATAGCAACTCAGGATACCAGCAAAGCTGCTACATTGGAGGAGTTTAAAAACAAGAAATTCAGGTATCAGTTGAGCCCATATTCCATTGAGATAGAGAGGATGACTATAAGGCTTGAAGATATTACGGGATATGGCGGGTCTCTGGAGCCTTCGCTTTTTGAGAGGATATATAAAAATCTCTTAAAAGTGGTGGACATGTCAAAGGAAGATGATTTGCAGGCTGTAAACAGATGGTGGGAGGATCTCAACGGGGACTTTGAAAATATATACCACAACGCTACCGATTACATCGCAAGCCTTCAAAGTTCTAGAGCCGATGAGCTCATGAGAACGGAGGCTTTTATTGTGTACAAGGATAAGCTCATTGAATACCTCAGGGATTTTATAAAGGACCTTCAGAGATTTTCCCTGGCCATTGAAAGTTTTTTAAGAAAGGTAGATATAAATGCTGTAAATGCGGCCTTGGATAAGGTGTGTAAATATCAGAAAAGCATACCCAGGCTGGAACAGGAGCTGAGCGAGAGCAGTATCATACAAAACGTAACAGATAGGTGGAATAATATCTCCCTCTGGTTTACAGGTCGAAATGGCGAGGATAGCGAGGCATACAGGCTTTTAAATATTTCCAGTGAAATTATACGAAGGATAACCATGTATGCCTCAAGAATAGCAGAAAATCGCATGCGCATGATAAGCCGTAAAAACGAATACTTGAAACTCTCCCGTATTTTCGCTAATATGGAGGATGTTAAAGAAGCCCATAAACTGTCGGCAGGTGTCTTTGGAGTCTTTAATACAAGGCATATTTGGGGCGACCTGGAGCGAAAAACGGATAGCGTAAATTCCAGTGTATGGCAGGAGCCACCTTTTACTGTAATCGTAAAACCTAAGACTAGAAATTATCATTATTTTTCTAAAACAAACGGTATTATTGACAGAAGCCAAAGCAAAGCTCAAGCCCAGCTGGAGTACCTTAAGAGCAAAAAATACGAAATGGAGATAATCTCTAATTACATATCGGGAAACAGGATATGCTTTAAAAAACTACCTGTAATACAGCCTTTTGTGCGGACCACTTTGCTCCAGTGGATAAGTAGGGCTATGGGCAGTACCCGACTTACGGGCAAGACTGAAGACGGCAGGATATACAAGGTGATTTTCCCTGAAAACGGCGAAAGAACTATTCTAAGGTGCACCGATGGAAATCTGGATATGCCTGCTATAGAAATAGAATTTGAAGATAAGGGTGATGACGTTGGAAGAACTGGAAATCCTGCTGGAAAACTTCTGGGTTACCAGAAGTGA
- a CDS encoding TIGR02679 family protein, with product MTEEDLAFFKSRRGYYRIFKGIRDKYKSLGRIGGIVKLVNLTDDEREVLSNHFKRDYSRSKSASIDVSAFEQSLKHTRFEGYSLLEILEAYFGEKITSKKEDLDNYQTEKEKFFKELYLTFEGRESAKWIQSICEGKAVGVRAINRRYDRDKDALKKDIALVCNAIDSLPVYSGEKMRFSVFASRITRNPHGFDIGTECGNMFKWALCTVMGTGEVKGPEEIAELYYRAGILIDEVSNYVTLSGLIAYKKGVPDAVFEAAYHSSQVLQVPLLQLSKIDDVRSPVNKVYVVENPEVFAELLDTCQKRENRIPPLVCTFGQPKLSSLVLLDMLYKNKTKIYYSGDFDPEGLSIADRLYKRYQGYLYLWRYSVDDYEKALSDEMINAKRLSLLKGIKAEELKIVAKKMAIIKKAGYQELLIQELISDLLE from the coding sequence ATGACTGAAGAGGATCTGGCGTTTTTTAAGTCCCGCAGGGGTTACTATAGGATTTTTAAAGGTATAAGGGACAAATATAAAAGCCTTGGAAGAATTGGAGGAATTGTTAAGCTTGTAAACCTGACCGATGATGAAAGAGAGGTGCTGTCAAATCATTTTAAAAGAGATTACAGCAGGAGCAAATCGGCATCTATCGATGTAAGTGCTTTTGAACAATCATTAAAGCATACCCGTTTTGAGGGTTACTCATTGCTGGAAATTCTGGAAGCGTATTTTGGAGAGAAGATAACGAGTAAAAAGGAAGATTTAGATAACTACCAAACCGAAAAGGAAAAATTCTTCAAGGAACTCTACTTGACTTTTGAAGGCCGCGAAAGCGCAAAATGGATTCAATCTATATGCGAAGGTAAAGCCGTAGGCGTGCGAGCCATAAATAGGAGATACGATAGAGATAAAGATGCCCTTAAAAAGGATATAGCATTGGTGTGCAATGCCATTGATAGCCTGCCCGTATATAGTGGGGAGAAGATGAGGTTTTCTGTTTTTGCCTCCCGTATAACCAGGAATCCCCACGGCTTTGATATAGGCACTGAATGTGGCAATATGTTTAAATGGGCCTTGTGTACTGTTATGGGTACCGGTGAGGTAAAGGGGCCAGAGGAAATAGCGGAGCTGTATTACAGGGCAGGTATATTGATAGATGAAGTGTCTAATTACGTGACCCTTTCAGGCCTTATTGCCTACAAAAAAGGTGTACCTGATGCGGTTTTTGAAGCAGCCTATCATAGCAGCCAGGTACTTCAAGTACCTCTTTTGCAGCTCAGCAAGATCGACGATGTAAGAAGCCCTGTAAACAAGGTTTATGTAGTGGAAAATCCAGAAGTATTTGCTGAGCTTTTAGATACATGCCAGAAACGTGAAAATCGTATTCCACCTCTTGTATGTACTTTTGGCCAACCAAAACTTTCTTCGCTTGTATTGCTGGATATGCTGTACAAAAACAAGACGAAGATATACTACTCGGGCGATTTTGACCCTGAGGGATTGTCTATCGCCGATAGGCTTTATAAAAGGTATCAAGGATATCTTTACCTTTGGAGGTATAGCGTCGACGATTATGAAAAAGCTTTATCTGATGAGATGATAAACGCAAAGAGGTTAAGCCTTTTGAAGGGCATTAAAGCAGAAGAACTCAAAATTGTAGCAAAAAAAATGGCTATAATCAAAAAAGCCGGATATCAGGAATTGCTAATTCAAGAATTGATTTCCGATCTCCTTGAGTAA
- a CDS encoding iron-containing alcohol dehydrogenase — protein MKGNFNYYMPTEIVFGPGRLKELSRLPLPGKKALIVIGKGNSMKKYGYLDRVISYLKENGVESVVFDKILPNPIADHVGEGAKVARENGCDFVVGLGGGSSIDSSKAIAVMAKNPGDYWDYVSGGSGKGKKVENGALPIVAIPTTAGTGTEADPWAVITKVDTNEKIGFGCKYTFPTLSIVDPELMVTNSPEFTAYQGMDAFFHAVEGYLAVVNQPASDVHALQSVKLITEYLPKAVAQGNDIEARTAMAWASTSAGIVESLSSCMSHHSMEHAVSAYHPEVPHGAGLIMLSVSYFSFMASKAPERFIDLAEAMGEEIHGNTKEEQAQCFIKGLKKLIKNIGMQDLKLSNFGVKKEEAETLAKNAMDTMGGLFEVDPYRLSLEEVVTIYEGCF, from the coding sequence ATGAAAGGCAACTTTAATTATTATATGCCCACAGAAATCGTATTTGGTCCCGGCAGATTAAAAGAACTATCCAGGCTTCCTCTTCCTGGTAAAAAAGCGCTAATTGTCATAGGTAAAGGGAATTCTATGAAAAAATATGGGTATCTGGATAGGGTCATAAGTTACCTCAAAGAAAATGGAGTTGAATCAGTAGTATTTGACAAGATTTTGCCTAATCCCATTGCCGATCATGTAGGAGAGGGAGCAAAAGTAGCAAGAGAAAATGGATGCGATTTTGTAGTGGGATTAGGAGGCGGCAGTAGCATTGATTCGTCCAAAGCTATTGCTGTCATGGCAAAAAACCCCGGTGATTATTGGGATTATGTTTCCGGCGGTAGCGGTAAGGGAAAGAAGGTGGAAAATGGTGCGTTACCTATTGTGGCCATTCCTACTACGGCTGGTACTGGCACAGAAGCCGATCCCTGGGCTGTTATAACCAAAGTGGATACTAATGAAAAGATCGGTTTTGGCTGTAAGTACACATTTCCTACCCTTTCTATAGTGGATCCGGAATTAATGGTTACGAATTCTCCTGAATTTACGGCATATCAGGGAATGGATGCCTTTTTCCACGCTGTAGAAGGGTACCTTGCTGTGGTAAATCAGCCCGCCAGCGATGTTCACGCTTTGCAATCTGTCAAATTAATAACAGAATATCTGCCTAAAGCTGTAGCGCAGGGGAATGATATTGAGGCACGAACCGCTATGGCGTGGGCGAGCACTTCCGCCGGTATAGTTGAGTCTTTATCATCGTGTATGTCTCATCACTCAATGGAGCACGCGGTGAGCGCCTATCATCCTGAAGTGCCTCACGGCGCGGGGCTTATAATGCTTTCAGTGTCGTATTTCAGCTTCATGGCGTCTAAAGCTCCCGAGAGGTTTATAGACCTGGCAGAGGCAATGGGAGAAGAGATACACGGTAATACAAAAGAAGAGCAGGCTCAATGCTTTATAAAAGGCCTTAAAAAACTTATTAAGAATATAGGAATGCAGGATTTAAAACTTTCCAATTTTGGCGTAAAAAAAGAAGAGGCCGAAACATTGGCGAAAAACGCCATGGATACCATGGGAGGGTTGTTTGAAGTAGATCCTTATAGGTTGTCTTTAGAGGAAGTTGTTACAATTTATGAGGGGTGCTTTTAA
- a CDS encoding ATP-dependent DNA ligase encodes MSMMDQKIAPMLAFSGEPFDDPGWIFEIKWDGSRTIAFISDKVRLQDRRLVDITYQFPEMDDLRKCLKAKEVILDGELIVLKNNKPHYRSIMSRKHTQSALKIDLLSKTMPAVFVTWDILYLDGKSLVDLSLLNRKEILYSAVKPNDHLIIADFIFERGKMLYEETGKKGLEGVMAKKADSKYYIGKRSRLWLKLKHFITINAVIMGYRTDKIALILGLYDENGNLIPIGDCESGLSQRELSAFMHVAEDIKTYSEKNIQWIKPLLVCQVRFMEWSENMKMRAPAFVGFRYEVKTDQCRFT; translated from the coding sequence ATGTCTATGATGGACCAAAAAATAGCGCCAATGCTGGCTTTCTCCGGTGAACCTTTTGATGATCCTGGTTGGATTTTTGAAATTAAATGGGATGGTTCCAGGACTATTGCTTTTATATCCGACAAAGTGAGGCTTCAGGATAGAAGGCTTGTAGATATAACATATCAATTTCCTGAAATGGATGACCTAAGGAAGTGCCTTAAAGCCAAAGAAGTTATATTGGATGGTGAACTGATTGTTTTAAAAAATAACAAACCTCACTACAGGAGTATCATGTCCAGAAAGCACACCCAAAGCGCTTTAAAAATCGATTTATTGAGCAAAACAATGCCGGCTGTTTTTGTTACGTGGGATATATTGTATTTGGATGGGAAATCCCTGGTTGATTTGTCTCTGTTAAATCGCAAAGAAATACTGTATTCTGCCGTAAAGCCAAATGATCATTTAATAATAGCAGATTTTATATTCGAACGTGGAAAAATGCTCTATGAAGAAACAGGTAAAAAAGGATTAGAAGGAGTCATGGCTAAAAAAGCCGATTCTAAATATTATATCGGCAAAAGAAGTAGATTATGGCTGAAATTAAAGCATTTTATCACCATAAATGCCGTAATCATGGGGTATAGAACTGACAAAATCGCACTGATACTAGGGCTGTATGATGAAAACGGCAATTTGATACCTATAGGCGATTGCGAGTCGGGGTTGTCCCAAAGGGAATTATCTGCTTTTATGCACGTAGCTGAAGATATAAAGACTTACAGCGAGAAGAACATACAATGGATAAAACCTCTTTTAGTCTGTCAAGTGAGGTTTATGGAGTGGTCGGAGAATATGAAGATGAGGGCGCCTGCGTTTGTAGGATTTCGATACGAAGTGAAGACTGACCAGTGCAGATTTACGTAA
- a CDS encoding TIGR02678 family protein, producing MEELEILLENFWVTRSDRETFNRIRDKEPVLRPFVEEKLGYKLIINPYVIKLEKVPGEAEEWMGIQDFQSLMDYSFFCLLLAFLEDKAPEDQFVLSNITEYIEVQYNGPGKVDWTLFQHRKSLVRVLNFAVKVNLILVNDGNQERFSENRDIEVLYENTGLSRYFMRVLDKEIDENVNIEGLLEEKRENARRHRAYRKLLLSPAVYSGGPDDDTFNYIKNYRNTIEKDFEEFLDARLHVYKSSAFLIYKDNKYTKAYFPDKNSNISDIILQICFIIREKIEKEQLKLTNDDKIVITEAEFYNIIENCKKRFSHGWYKSYREKSIQLLINEIMDEMRWWKMIAYDEKLHSVTILPMAARFIGKYPADFDKGEYADE from the coding sequence TTGGAAGAACTGGAAATCCTGCTGGAAAACTTCTGGGTTACCAGAAGTGACAGAGAGACCTTTAACAGGATAAGAGATAAGGAACCTGTTTTAAGGCCGTTTGTAGAAGAAAAGCTAGGCTACAAGCTTATTATCAATCCTTATGTGATAAAACTGGAAAAAGTGCCTGGTGAGGCTGAAGAATGGATGGGTATACAAGATTTTCAATCTCTTATGGATTACAGTTTCTTTTGCCTTTTATTAGCATTTTTGGAAGATAAAGCGCCGGAAGATCAGTTCGTCCTGTCTAATATTACGGAATACATTGAGGTACAGTACAATGGGCCGGGAAAAGTAGATTGGACGCTATTTCAACACAGGAAATCACTGGTGAGGGTTCTTAACTTCGCCGTGAAAGTGAACTTGATACTGGTGAACGATGGTAATCAAGAGCGTTTTTCTGAAAATAGGGATATAGAGGTTTTATATGAAAACACCGGTTTATCCAGGTATTTCATGAGGGTACTGGATAAAGAAATTGATGAAAACGTGAATATTGAAGGGCTTTTAGAGGAGAAGAGGGAAAATGCCAGGAGGCACAGGGCATATCGCAAACTTCTTCTTTCACCAGCCGTATACAGCGGCGGCCCTGATGACGATACATTTAATTATATAAAAAATTATCGCAACACTATTGAAAAAGATTTTGAGGAGTTCTTGGATGCTCGCTTACATGTTTATAAAAGTTCGGCCTTTCTTATATACAAAGATAATAAATATACCAAGGCCTATTTCCCCGATAAAAACAGCAATATTTCTGACATTATATTACAAATATGTTTCATTATAAGGGAAAAAATCGAAAAAGAACAGCTTAAGCTGACCAATGACGATAAGATTGTTATCACAGAGGCTGAGTTTTATAATATTATTGAAAACTGCAAGAAGCGATTCAGCCACGGCTGGTACAAATCGTACAGGGAAAAAAGTATCCAGTTGCTTATAAATGAAATAATGGATGAGATGAGATGGTGGAAGATGATCGCATACGATGAGAAACTTCATTCCGTCACCATTTTACCCATGGCTGCAAGGTTTATAGGCAAATATCCAGCAGATTTTGATAAAGGAGAATATGCCGATGAGTGA